The window CTTGCGCCCATGACACAATCCCGCCTCGCCGGGGCCATGGAGGCCCCGGCCAAGACTGCATTCAACGCAGGCTAGAGGGGCGAGCGCCATGGCACCACCGTTCATCTACACCATGCAGGACCTGCGGAAGATGACGCCGCAGGGCAAGGAAATCTTGAAGGGGATCTACCTCTCCTTCTACTACGGCGCCAAGATCGGCGTCCTCGGCTCGAACGGCGCCGGCAAATCCACGCTGCTGCGCATCATGGCCGGAGTGGACACGGAGTTCGCCGGCGAAGCGCGCCTCGGCGAGGGCATGACCGTCGGCTATCTGCCGCAGGAGCCGAAGCTGCCGCCGGGTTCCAGAGTCGGCGACTGCGTGGAGCAAGCGGTCGCCCCCACCCGCGCGCTCTTGACCCGCTTCGACGAGCTGTCGATGCGCCTCGGCGAGGAGATGTCCGCCGACGAGATGGACAAGGTGCTCGCCGACCAGGGCAAGCTGCAAGACGCCATTGAAGCCGCCGGCGCCTGGGAGCTGGACAGCCGCCTGGAGCTGGCGATGGAGGCCCTGCGCCTGCCGCCGGCGGAGGCCCAGGTGGACGTTCTCTCCGGCGGCGAAACCCGCCGCGTCGCCCTCTGCCAGGTGTTGCTCAAGCAGCCGGACCTGCTGCTCCTCGACGAGCCCACCAACCACCTCGACGCCGAATCCGTCGCCTGGCTCGAACGCCACCTCCAGGAGTACAAGGGCACGGTAGTGGCCGTCACCCACGACCGCTACTTCCTGGACAACGTCGCCGGCTGGATTCTAGAACTCGACCGCGGCGCCGGCATTCCCTGGGAGGGCAACTACTCCTCCTGGCTGGCGCAGAAAGAAGAGCGCCTCGGGCGGGAAGAAAAAGAGGCCTCCTCCCGCCGCCGCACCCTGCAGCGGGAACTCGAATGGCTGCAGATGACCCCCCGCGGCCGCCAGGCCAAGAGCAAGGCGCGCATCGCCCAGTACGAAAGCCTGCTCCAAAAAGACCAGCAAGCGGAGCGCCGGAGCGGGCCAGCGGAGATTTCCATCCCGCCGGGACCGCGCCTGGGCGACAAGGTGGTCGAAGCACAAGACGTCGCCAAGGGCTACGGCGACCGGCTGCTGTTCGAGGGAGTCAATTTCCTGCTGCCACCGGGCGGCATCGTCGGCGTGATCGGCGCCAACGGCGCCGGCAAAACCACCCTCTTTCGGATGATCGTCGGCCGCGAAGAACCGGACCGCGGCACGCTCGAAACCGGCGAAACGGTGGTCACCGCCTATGTCGACCAGTCACGCGATGGGCTCGACGGCGAACAGACCGTGTGGGAAGAGATTTCCGACGGCGGCAAGGACATGATCCAGCTCGGCCGCCGGGAGGTCAGCTCCCGCGCCTACGCCTCGTCCTTCGGTTTCCGCGGCTCGGACCAGCAGAAAAAGGTCGCCGCTCTCTCCGGCGGCGAACGCAACCGCCTACACCTCGCCAAGCTTTTGAAGAGCGGCGGCAACCTGCTGCTCCTCGACGAGCCGACCAACGACCTCGACGTCGACACCCTGCGCGCCCTCGAAGAAGCTCTCCTCGAATTCGCCGGCAGCGCGGTGGTGATCAGCCACGACCGCTGGTTTTTAGACCGCATCGCCACCCACATCCTCGCCTTCGAGGGCGACAGTCAGGTGGTGTGGTTCCAGGGCAACTACCAGGACTACGAAGCCGACCGCCGCAAACGCCTCGGTGCCGAAGCGGACCAGCCGCACCGGATCAAGTATCGGCCGCTGGTGCGGTAGCGAAGGCCCACGCCGCACCGAGCCGAGTCAGTACTTGCGAAACATTTTACGTTTCGCTGTCACTCCCAGGCATCTACTGATGTTCTTTGGGAGGAACGGCGATGAACGAACCCGTACACTGCGCGGACTGCGACGGCACCGGCGACTGCCCGGCCTGTAGCGGCCAGGGAACGCCCAACTGCGACAACTGCCAGGGAGCGGGCTGCCTGATCTGCAAGGGCGAGGGCTGGGTGAACTGCGACCACTGCAACGCCAAGGGTGTCTGCCCGAACTGCAACGGCAAGGGCCAGGCCTGAGGACCGGGACAGACGGACCCGTGGGGTGACTCAGCGCCCCGC is drawn from Acidobacteriota bacterium and contains these coding sequences:
- the ettA gene encoding energy-dependent translational throttle protein EttA — protein: MAPPFIYTMQDLRKMTPQGKEILKGIYLSFYYGAKIGVLGSNGAGKSTLLRIMAGVDTEFAGEARLGEGMTVGYLPQEPKLPPGSRVGDCVEQAVAPTRALLTRFDELSMRLGEEMSADEMDKVLADQGKLQDAIEAAGAWELDSRLELAMEALRLPPAEAQVDVLSGGETRRVALCQVLLKQPDLLLLDEPTNHLDAESVAWLERHLQEYKGTVVAVTHDRYFLDNVAGWILELDRGAGIPWEGNYSSWLAQKEERLGREEKEASSRRRTLQRELEWLQMTPRGRQAKSKARIAQYESLLQKDQQAERRSGPAEISIPPGPRLGDKVVEAQDVAKGYGDRLLFEGVNFLLPPGGIVGVIGANGAGKTTLFRMIVGREEPDRGTLETGETVVTAYVDQSRDGLDGEQTVWEEISDGGKDMIQLGRREVSSRAYASSFGFRGSDQQKKVAALSGGERNRLHLAKLLKSGGNLLLLDEPTNDLDVDTLRALEEALLEFAGSAVVISHDRWFLDRIATHILAFEGDSQVVWFQGNYQDYEADRRKRLGAEADQPHRIKYRPLVR
- a CDS encoding molecular chaperone DnaJ, yielding MNEPVHCADCDGTGDCPACSGQGTPNCDNCQGAGCLICKGEGWVNCDHCNAKGVCPNCNGKGQA